The Vitis vinifera cultivar Pinot Noir 40024 chromosome 18, ASM3070453v1 region CGATTAAATTTCTGAGTTCTTCTTGTGCTTTCTTCATCACTATGGGATTCTTCATTAGTTCTGTCATCGCCCAAACCACTGTGGCCGCACTTGTATCTGTTCCTGCGACAAATATGTCCTGCaaggaaaatcaaagaaaacaaatataaggGGTTAACTTGTAATATGCAGTACTATATACTCAATATTAATCTAGCTagtcaaattaataaattaccacGAACATAGCTTTAATGTGATCCCAAGTGAGATCAACTGTAGATGAACGATCCTTCTGCAGTCTAAGCAAGACATCAGTGATGTCTTCTTGCTCAAGCTTTGATCTATTTGGATCCAGGTGCTCATCAATGATTTCTTGACAAAACAAATCCAATTCCTCGAAAATTTTCTCGAGCCGAGCAATCATGCCTGTGAGTTTGTCGACCCAGCCCATTAAAGGAAAATGGTCCGAGAAAAAGAAGGCCATCGACATGGTCTGAACTCCACCTAGGAGTTCATGAAATCTACTTCTTTCACATCCTTCATCATCGTACCTCTTACCGAACGCAACCCTGCAGATTATGGTGCTTGTGAGAAGAATTAAGATCTCACTTAAGTTGGTGAGCTTGGAAGCAGAAGCAAACTTGGAAATCTTTTTAACCGTTTCCAGAACCTCATCTTCCCGGATATGACGAAAGGATTGCACCCTTTTAGAATTGAAAAGATGAAGAGCACAAACCTTTCTCATTTCCCTCCAATAATCATTGGATGGAGCAACAGACAAAGATAGGCCATTGTAGGTTAACTTTTTCAGGCCAAGCATGGAAGGCCTGCCAGAAAATTCAAGATCGTGTGTTTTCATGACCTCTTTTGCCATTCTTGCAGAAGAAACAACTAGGGTTGGCACGAAACCAAGGCGTAAGAACATGAGGGAGCCGTATTGTTTAGAAAGTTGCCATAGGTAGAGATGAGGAGCTGTTTTACTAATCTGGAGCAAGTTTCCAATGAAGGGCAGCCCTGGAGGACCTGGTGGAAGGGGCGTTCTTCCATTGTTTCTGTGGTTTCGAACAAGAAACAAGAGGAAGAGAGGGAGAGCTAAAAGGATAAGATGCAATATCATCACGGTTTGAGGGGGTTTGGGGAGCTGCTGAGAGTCTTTGATATGCAAAAATGTTGAAGGAGTCTCTCCTCAATGGCACTGGGCTATCAGATGCAGTATTTGATTTGCGTTGGCCGATGAGCGTAGCCTATCATCCAATGGACCTGCTTCGGAAGCCTAATTAATGTTAATACTTAATTGGCAGTTTGTCACAGATGTAAAAGGGACTGTAGTGGTTGGATCATAACAACAAAAATTTGGGTTTGGCTAAATGATTGGAGTCAGGCAGCTGATCGATTACGTGGATAAGAGAGTccctctcttttttctctcttgacAGAACTGATATCTAGGGAAGAGTCACAGAACAAAAGGGGCCACTTGTGAAAAGTATCCATCCATTGACGGGAATGTTCAATGAATGAAATAGTAATACAAACAAAACTATAAAGCTACTCCTAAAAATAGGCATACGaacattaattttcaataaagcAATAAGCGTCTTTTCAATGAATTaaacaaaactacaaaaatTTCTTCTCAATTTAAATACAGTAGATAAGATTTCCTAAGAAAGAAACAAGACAATGGTAATCCCTTTCAAAGACCTGTTCACTGTGACCACAATTTTCCCCAAGAACAAACGTGGACAGCCAGGAATGGATCATAAAATGGGATTTGGCTTCACCGGCGGACAAGAGATTTGAGTAATATTATCTACAATAAATATGGATCTAGATTCCAGAAGCATGCAAATGGGCATTGTGGATAAGACTGAGCCTGTTTCAAATGCAAGGAATATTGGGTTTGGGCTGGGGATGGCAATGGGCCCGTTGATTAGAAATAATTCTTATCTcctttccatttaaaaaattaaacgggtaGGGCGGgtagtttaacttttttttttttaatttaatatatatttttaaattacttttaaaatttttaattatattaaaataagtatattttataaataattaaattattatattttttttataacttattttattattatctatacactaaaaatagtaaaataaaaattaaattaaattaattttaaaatttgaattaaattaattttatatataattggggtgggacggggcaatacccgaacccgccctaggtttttttaaaaaaaatcccaaacccgtttattaaaattgaatccTGTCCTATTAGGAGCGGGATAGGACGAGTATCCAAAAAAACCCgtcccattgtcatccctagtTTGGACAGGTATTGTTAGCTTTGAGTTTAAAGATATCCTTACAATTTTACAATACATCTAACATTTAAAGGAGTATAGCACTAGTCACTATCTACAATTTAAAGGAATTCATGAATATATAACATTAATAACTTTTTCGTTTATTCAGCGAGATATTAAAATCACCATCTCATACAGACATAATGTTCTAGTTGTGTCCTACTAGATTACAAAACCACAAAGATAGTCACCTCCTCATGAGTTGAGGATCAATTATGAtattatttgtaataacttACTCTCAATTTGCCCTTgtgattttaaaatgtgtttataAAGTTAGGATGAgtccatatatatatagtattatcTAATATGAGATATTACAACACAATTATAGATGTAGTTGGGTTGGACCtatcatttcaaatattaatcACTGGTATAGAAGTTTTATGCTCCAAATATTAATCTCTACTGTAGAAGTTTTATGCTGCTTAATAACCCACTAATAAgttatactaaaaatattaatctctgctgtaaaagttttatttatttatttatttataggcAATAGTTTTGATCAAATGTcataaaataagcaaaatactcgtcaaaattttgataaatataaatggTATTTGTAATACGATTTAAATGGTATTTGTTTCTTTAAATGCAATTTTTTGTAATACGATTTaaatgatatttgtttttttattgaatagaaaaatttaaaatatttgattttttctatttcattaaaaataatttagtgataaattaatataattaaaataaacttattacTAATAAATTTACTTTAGTTATCTTATTTGATATcaataattacttttaattgaatgtaaaaagtcaaatattttaatattttttattaagtgaaaaaaaaaatacattcttaattttctttcatggtATAAAATTAATCTACATACGTGGGATGCTAAAAAAAcatatcattaattttaagaaaaagtttataaaaagCCTGTTGTATGACTAGGAGAGGAACGTAGTTTTCATGAGTATAATTTTCTTTCTGTCACGGAACAACTTTTGGATGGAGTGTGGACATGAGATTAAGCCCGTCTACTCAAACTACAACTTTGGAGAAGGTCCAAGGTATGGTGCTCAATCAACATGGAAAAAGCGAGATAGTTGGAAACAAGAGGGTCAATCATGGCCACAATTAATGAGACATGAGTATGACATGGATAACGATCCAagtcatataaatgatataatacAGCCAAGGGAAACTTATCTAAAATAGTAGCAAAAAGTCTACAAATGTGTCTTTTAAGTACACTAATTTTTCCTCTTGGTTTTCTCAAatgttatttgatatttatattttttagatatCCAAATGCCATCTTCTAACTAGAGCAAATGATCATTTcttataatagaaaaaatgtCCGTTGAGTTTATGTAGTCGTGTTCTTGAAAATATGACAACTAATTCATGTTCTTAAGAACATAATATCTGGTTTGTGTTATTGAGAATACAACATATGGTTCTCATTCTTAATAATACGATTGTAAGAGTctcttatataaataatttatgttATCTTCCCGTCTTTACTTGAATGCCCACTTCATGTCTAAGGCCCATTATGTTTGATTTCGGtcatgtagtttttttttttgtaaattttttgtgTACAtgtgctttattttatttaattttttctccttactttaatttttttgttccactttttgttctttttatgctttatttattactttaatattaattatattattattattgaatattaatattattattactataattatttatgttagaaaattttaattaaataatgatattattattagaatttaatattatttgtatgGATATGATGCCTATTACTAGATGAATATACCATATACCAGTCATAGAAGatgcctcttttttttttttttaattaacaaaatttgaaGCTGTCAttgtaaaaatcacttataCTAGGATTTCACCTCATGTAATGCACTGATACAATGCCTATAAGAAAATCAAAGCttgccttattttttttaattatatttagttttctaaaattttcataattttcaaccTCGGGACCATCCTCCAAGCTTACACTCCATtccattatttattttgcagcttgggggattcgaacccaaATTGGACTAAGCTGCTCATTGATAATAAATGTTGAATTTAAATTGGTTAAGGTTCATcgttaaaaagaaaaacctaattctaattattttattttaaattatatttaattgattaataaaaatataaaaatcaatattataatattttaataagtcttttttatatatcatttatatgataattaaatataaaaatataaatattaaaaaaatcatatacgtatcatcatttatttcactctattaaatgaatttgaattaaataaattatacattttaatattaaatatatcatcatttatcttattaattctattataaaaaattactatcacttcacttttaaattttttatatctatccttttaattttgaatgtttttattttaaaatatttaaaatataaatttatttaaaaaaactaaaatataaataataatgataataagaaatttataatattttataaattaaaattaatttgataagataaataataaattatatattataatcGATATATCATTgcatatagatattttttttcataacaatatttatgttaattacatttacaaaataattttaaaatatatatttttatttattttataattttttagagtttttttaaatattttcatgaatttcaaACCTTGGTATAtacataaaaatcaaattgcTCTAATAGAAGGAGagattaataattatattattataattatactgtttataataaaattataattttaaaaaagaaaagacaaaatagagaaaaaaaaggtataattgatttaaaagtgaaaatcatgggcatattttgatttttaattttttagattctTTTTAAGGGTTGTTACAAAAACATAATAACTTGAGATATATAAGTTACTTGTAAAGGATAATTTCTGACATTTTTTTTCAGTGGTACATACAAAATAACTGggggttgtttgtttttgtttttgttttttgttttttgttttttgtttttgtttgtttgtttatttatttatttattttttaagttaagtcCTAAACCAAGTTActttaagatttaaaattaaagtaaaatagaaaaattgtctTTTCTatcaaaagaatatatatatatatatatatttttatagaaaaagtgGCGAtttaaaatgtttgaaaatatgttaaatttctactttatcaaattattaattttataatattctatttttaatttttatgagacATTTAATTAcgattttaattaatatatttttagcatgtgaaaaagccaaaaaaaaaaaagaagtgtcATTGACACTGTTAGATCAAGCTctattcaaatttatattaaatttaaatcttttcGATTttgatatacaaaaaaaattctattttaatataagtaaagaaaaatatgttaaatttaatagtttgaaaataaaaattaagttagtttttttttttaaaaaaatcttgatacttgaaaaaataatttctatgtTCATAAATTTATCCAGATTAAGCTATCTAGATCATTATGTATTAATACTTCTAATTTTATAGGATGCCTCCAACATAGACTTCAAATTAACTTAGTAATATGAGCTTTTGCCTTCCATTTTtacatcaaatatataaaaagatatgcATATTTATTTACATGCCTATTCATCAGGTATGGCTCCTAGCCAACAGGCAAAGAGCATTCTTCTTGTGCACTGTGATACCAGGTTTGACGTCGGTGTCTATGTCTTCCTTGTTCATCCCAGCAGGCATTTCCCAGTCGAATGAGTAAAGAAGATTAGCTAGTGTCAGCTCCACCATCACAACTCCTAGCAGTGACCCTGGGCAAGCTCTTCGTCCTCCTCCAAAAGGTATGAATTGGTAATCCTGTCCTTTGAAGTCTATGGAAGAACCCAAGAATCTCTCAGGCATGAACTCTTCTGGGTTTTCCCAGAACTCAGGATCTCTTCCAATGGCCCATGCATTCACAAACACGAGGGTTTTGGGTGCTATCTCATACCCATCTATCACACACTTTTCACGTGTTTCTCGCGGGACCAGCAATGGAGCTGCAGGATGCAATCTCATCGTCTCCTTCACTAGTGCTTTGAGATAACAAAGCATCTGAAGATCATCTTCATCCACAAAGCCCTTCTTTCCGATTGAATTTCTGAATTCTTCTTGTGCTTTCTTCATCACTATGGGATTCTTCATTAGTTCTGTCATCGCCCAAACCAGAGTGGCCGCACTTGTATCTGTTCCTGCGATAAATATGTCCTGCaaggaaaatcaaagaaaacaaatagaagGGGTTAACTTGTAATATGCAGGACTGTGTGTTCAATATTAATctatctaatcaaattaattttggactgaaaattaataaattaccatGAGGATAGCTTTAATGTGATCCCAAGTGAGATCAACTGTAAACGAACGATCCTTCTGCAGTCTAAGCAAGATATCAGTGATGTCTTCCTGCTCAGGCATTGGTTTATTTGGATCCAGGTGCTCATCAATGATTTTTTGACAAAACAAATCCAATTCCTCGGAAACTTTCTCGAGCCTAGAAATCATGCCTGTGAGTTTGTCGACCCAGCTCATTAAAGGAAAATAGTCCGAGAAAAAGAAGGCTATCGCCATGGTCTGAATTCCACCTAGGAGTTCATGAAATCTACTTCTTTCACATCCTTCATCATCGTACCTCTTACCGAACGCAACCCTGCAGATTATGGTGCTTGTGAGAGGAATTAAGATCTCGCTTAAGTTGGTGAGCTTGGAAGCAGAAGCAAACTTGGAAATCTTTTTAATCATTTCCAGAACCTCATCTTCCCGTATGTAACGAAAGGATTGCACCCTTTTAGAGTTGAAAAGATGGAGGACACAAATCTTCCTCATTTCTCTCCAATAATCATTATATGGGGTAAAGGTCAAACCGAGGCCATTGTAGAATAACTTCTGTTGACCAAGCAAGGAAGGCCTACCAGAAAATTCAAGATCATGTGTTTTCATGACCTCTTTTGCCATTCTTGCCGAAGAAACAACTAGGGTTGGCACGAAACCAAGGCGCAAGAACATGAGGGGGCCATATTGTTTAGAAAGTCGCCATAGGTAGAGATGAGGAGCTGATTTATCAAGCTGGAGCAAGTTTCCAATAAAGGGCAGCCCTGGAGGACCTGGTGGAAGGGGCGCTCTTCTTTGGTTTCGAAGAAGAAACAAGAGGAAGAGAGGGAGAGCTAAAAGGATAAGAAGCAATATCATCATGGTTTGGGGAGCTGCTGAGAGTGCTTGATATGCAAAAATGTTGAAGGAGTCtctccaaaaaatgaaaaagaaacagCTCTGAACGGCAATGGACTATCAGATGCAGTGTTTGATTTACGCTGGCCGATGAGCGTGGGGCTGATTTCTAATATCATGGACCTGCTTCGGAAGCCTATTGTTAATGCTTAATTGGCAGTTTGTCACAGATCTGGTTGCTCTATGAAATGGACTCAAATTTGGGCTTGGCTAAATGATTGGAATCAGGCTGATCCCACTACGATGGATTGTGTGAAGAAGAAAGAATAAACTACAGTGTGGGTGACTTTTCAATGGATAAAGCATTAAGACAAGCAAAgcttcatatttttcaataaagcaGTAAACTAAGGACAAAGGAGCATCTCCATCTTCCAGATATAGACCGTAACGTGTTTGATAAATATGTATACCATTAGGATATGTTTGGATGTCAAGTCAAAATGAACTGCCCATATTTGTGTTTTATATGAAAATGGGGCCAAATCCTTGAAGGGGATTGTTTCTGTCGTGTTCTTCAGAAGTCAGTTCCACGCGTTTAAATTTTCAACGGTGAGGACTGGACCATAAATTGGATGGACTGGAATGCAGCCTACAGATTTCGGTATATCATTTATACAAAATTAGATTCGAGAATCAGatgatattgttaaaaaaagCTTTTGTGGATCATATTGGGCCTGTTTCAAATGTAAGAAATGTTGTGTTTGGGTTTCGGTTGGCCAATGGTATGCTGGTTCCTTTTTTAGACCATGATCTAATATTCGGCTCCAATTCCAATTCCATTTACTTTGGTCTTATATACATTAtaatttccttcttcttttttttttttttggtgaaattttccaatatatatatcttgaattGCCTTAGAAGACCTTGAATCAACAACTCCAAAGACAGAAAAAAAACTCTACAAATTGTCTTATTAGATTAAAAGTgattataagaaatatttttagtttaaatagtgttttttgaaaaaatattaggtgttatataaaatttaggaaatatttttaaaaatctgaaaaatcacttgtaatgcTAGAAAATCAattgtaatgtttttttttttttgagaaatattgtataggtaattttttaaaaaacatttttagaaaaaatattttcactaaaaacGCTTCAagtaaatattatcaaacacacattaaggaagacaaaagaaaatttaaagtgattttattttttgaaataattatgtAGATTTACTTATCTGAATAAATCCAAAATGAAATTGgctttagtttttaaaaaatccatcttatattttttacacCATATTTGCAACTTGATTGTTCAAAACCatacaatttataaatgtttttagcTTTACAAAATCTTATATATCAGGATCCTTCATATGGTGAAGACATAATTAATTTacaatcaataatattttatttattgtttctctttaaTTTAAATGTCACGATTTTTTGTTTAATCAAAATCTTATTTCAGTGAACTTACACAATGATTCAGATCCTTGTAATATGATTTAGTGAGACATGAGTATGACATGGATAACGACCCAAGTAGGGAAACTTATCTAAAATAGAAGTAAAAAAGTCTACAAATGTgtcttataaatatattaattttcccTTATTGTTTTCCTAAatgttatttgatatttttattttttaggtgtTCATGTGTTATCTTCTTATTGAAGTGATAACTTCTTATAACAGAAAATATATCCCTTGAACTTATGTAATCATACTCTTAAAAACACGACATCTAATTCATATTCTTGAAAACACAACATCTAATTTGTGTTCTTGAGAACACAAAATATGGTTTGCATTCTCAAGAATACAGTTGTAGGAGAGTATTCGATACAAGAAATTTATGTTGTGTTTTCATCTTTACTTGAGTGCCCACTTCATGTGCAAAGgcttattatgtttgatttgagttatgtagttttttttttttttttcactttttgtgTTCTTgtgtttaatttattatatttaattttttctacttaacttgaatttttttgctccactttttgttctttttatgctttatttattactttgatattaattatattattattattgctataattatttatgttagcaaattttaattaaataattatattattattagaatttaatattatttgtatgGACATGCATGATACCTATTACTAGATGaagttattatttatattattaatattattatttatctctTGATCTCATATACCATGAAGATgcattcatttttaatttacaaaatt contains the following coding sequences:
- the LOC100250687 gene encoding 5-OH-xanthotoxin synthase yields the protein MILHLILLALPLFLLFLVRNHRNNGRTPLPPGPPGLPFIGNLLQISKTAPHLYLWQLSKQYGSLMFLRLGFVPTLVVSSARMAKEVMKTHDLEFSGRPSMLGLKKLTYNGLSLSVAPSNDYWREMRKVCALHLFNSKRVQSFRHIREDEVLETVKKISKFASASKLTNLSEILILLTSTIICRVAFGKRYDDEGCERSRFHELLGGVQTMSMAFFFSDHFPLMGWVDKLTGMIARLEKIFEELDLFCQEIIDEHLDPNRSKLEQEDITDVLLRLQKDRSSTVDLTWDHIKAMFVDIFVAGTDTSAATVVWAMTELMKNPIVMKKAQEELRNLIGKKGFVDEDDLQKLSYLKALVKETMRLHPAAPLLVPRETLEKCVIDGYEIAPKTLVFVNAWAIGRDPEFWENPEEFMPERFLGSSIDFKGQDYQLIPFGGGRRVCPGLLLGAVMVELTLANLLYSFDWEMPAGMNKEDIDTDVKPGITMHKKNALCLLARSHI
- the LOC100255866 gene encoding cytochrome P450 71A1; its protein translation is MMILLLILLALPLFLLFLLRNQRRAPLPPGPPGLPFIGNLLQLDKSAPHLYLWRLSKQYGPLMFLRLGFVPTLVVSSARMAKEVMKTHDLEFSGRPSLLGQQKLFYNGLGLTFTPYNDYWREMRKICVLHLFNSKRVQSFRYIREDEVLEMIKKISKFASASKLTNLSEILIPLTSTIICRVAFGKRYDDEGCERSRFHELLGGIQTMAIAFFFSDYFPLMSWVDKLTGMISRLEKVSEELDLFCQKIIDEHLDPNKPMPEQEDITDILLRLQKDRSFTVDLTWDHIKAILMDIFIAGTDTSAATLVWAMTELMKNPIVMKKAQEEFRNSIGKKGFVDEDDLQMLCYLKALVKETMRLHPAAPLLVPRETREKCVIDGYEIAPKTLVFVNAWAIGRDPEFWENPEEFMPERFLGSSIDFKGQDYQFIPFGGGRRACPGSLLGVVMVELTLANLLYSFDWEMPAGMNKEDIDTDVKPGITVHKKNALCLLARSHT